A genomic window from Gossypium hirsutum isolate 1008001.06 chromosome D12, Gossypium_hirsutum_v2.1, whole genome shotgun sequence includes:
- the LOC107945310 gene encoding autophagy-related protein 101 isoform X1 produces MNCEVCQLKELEVEHFEIREVLRCILHTIVFHRALGLVRPKDVDLELFEITYVQCGDVELEKKIDEKIDHFISWVEKHPNKKSQICLSFYEVKSKQPSWFTNKTERLYWEQWYVNLNVTQHPKHHSSKSHHTKLIVDPGESATEERSCRRAMVEASLREVLFQIIKFVNEKKDHVPPISEGVIYFPYEITIPSSSDSAFGMDMIKRMLHSGHPTMLS; encoded by the exons ATGAACTGCGAAGTCTGCCAACTCAAAGAACTG GAAGTGGAGCATTTTGAAATTCGCGAAGTTTTGCGCT GCATTTTACATACAATAGTGTTTCATAGAGCATTAGGTCTAGTTCGGCCCAAAGATGTGGATTTGGAGCTTTTTGAAATTACTTAT GTGCAATGTGGGGATGTGGAGCTTGAGAAGAAAATAGATGAGAAGATTGATCATTTCATAAGTTGGGTGGAAAAACATCCCAATAAGAAAAGTCAG ATATGCTTATCGTTTTATGAGGTGAAAAGCAAGCAGCCGTCTTGGTTCACTAATAAAACCGAGCGCTTATATTGGGAGCAATGGTACGTCAATTTGAATGTTACTCAACACCCAAAACACCATTCAAGCAAATCTCATCATACCAAACTGATCGTTGACCCCGGAG AGAGTGCTACTGAGGAGAGAAGTTGTCGTAGAGCAATGGTTGAAGCATCTCTTCGAGAGGTTCTGTTTCAAATAATAAAGTTTGTTAATGAGAAGAAGGACCATGTGCCCCCCATATCCGAGGGTGTCATTTATTTTCCATATGAAATTACCATACCAAG TTCATCAGATTCTGCGTTTGGAATGGACATGATCAAGAGGATGCTCCACAGCGGGCATCCAACCATGCTCAGCTGA
- the LOC107945310 gene encoding autophagy-related protein 101 isoform X2 — protein sequence MNCEVCQLKELEVEHFEIREVLRCILHTIVFHRALGLVRPKDVDLELFEITYVQCGDVELEKKIDEKIDHFISWVEKHPNKKSQICLSFYEVKSKQPSWFTNKTERLYWEQWYVNLNVTQHPKHHSSKSHHTKLIVDPGESATEERSCRRAMVEASLREVLFQIIKFVNEKKDHVPPISEGVIYFPYEITIPRKFQ from the exons ATGAACTGCGAAGTCTGCCAACTCAAAGAACTG GAAGTGGAGCATTTTGAAATTCGCGAAGTTTTGCGCT GCATTTTACATACAATAGTGTTTCATAGAGCATTAGGTCTAGTTCGGCCCAAAGATGTGGATTTGGAGCTTTTTGAAATTACTTAT GTGCAATGTGGGGATGTGGAGCTTGAGAAGAAAATAGATGAGAAGATTGATCATTTCATAAGTTGGGTGGAAAAACATCCCAATAAGAAAAGTCAG ATATGCTTATCGTTTTATGAGGTGAAAAGCAAGCAGCCGTCTTGGTTCACTAATAAAACCGAGCGCTTATATTGGGAGCAATGGTACGTCAATTTGAATGTTACTCAACACCCAAAACACCATTCAAGCAAATCTCATCATACCAAACTGATCGTTGACCCCGGAG AGAGTGCTACTGAGGAGAGAAGTTGTCGTAGAGCAATGGTTGAAGCATCTCTTCGAGAGGTTCTGTTTCAAATAATAAAGTTTGTTAATGAGAAGAAGGACCATGTGCCCCCCATATCCGAGGGTGTCATTTATTTTCCATATGAAATTACCATACCAAG GAAATTTCAATGA
- the LOC107945311 gene encoding beta-adaptin-like protein C, with translation MASQSLEVKKLVYLYLLHYAEKRPNEALLSINYFQKDLGDPNPLVRAWALRTMAGIRLHVIAPLVLVAMGKCARDPSVYVRKCAAVLFQKYMICA, from the exons ATGGCATCTCAATCTTTGGAAGTAAAGAAACTTGTTTATTTGTATCTACTGCATTATGCTGAAAA GCGTCCCAACGAAGCATTGTTGTCAATTAATTATTTCCAGAAGGATTTGGGGGACCCTAATCCCTTGGTGAGAGCATGGGCACTTCGCACCATGGCTGGAATTCGTCTTCATGTTATTGCACCTCTTGTTCTGGTGGCTATGGGCAAGTGTGCTAGAGATCCATCTGTTTATGTTAGAAAATGTGCAGCTGTGCTCTTCCAAAAGTACATGATTTGCGCCTAG